From a single Spartinivicinus poritis genomic region:
- the narJ gene encoding nitrate reductase molybdenum cofactor assembly chaperone — translation MKILKIISLLLDYPSTELQQGRGELAEAIERDQELAPKNKAVLIDVLNHLTTTDLMDRQEEYVGLFDRGRAVSLLLFEHVHGESRDRGQAMVDLMELYKEQGFHISVRELPDYLPLFLEFLTHQDQTVIQQQLVNIAPILAVLKVRLAQRESIYSRCFEVLLELADVRVDLNDLQKQVANEEPDYTPEAIDKVWEEEQVTFGLEGNSCNLNTKPKKAKEELPTPIHFVTNPSSSNTTNSNRGARS, via the coding sequence TATTAAAGATTATTTCATTACTGCTTGATTACCCTTCAACTGAATTACAGCAAGGGCGTGGTGAACTTGCTGAAGCCATTGAGCGTGATCAGGAATTAGCTCCAAAAAACAAAGCTGTTTTGATCGATGTGCTAAATCACTTAACCACCACGGATTTAATGGACCGACAAGAAGAATATGTGGGTTTATTTGACCGGGGCCGTGCTGTTTCGCTGTTATTATTTGAGCATGTCCATGGTGAATCCCGTGATCGAGGTCAAGCGATGGTCGATCTAATGGAGCTTTATAAAGAGCAAGGCTTTCATATCAGTGTGCGGGAATTACCCGATTATTTGCCTTTATTTCTTGAATTTTTAACTCATCAAGATCAAACAGTCATACAGCAGCAACTTGTGAACATTGCACCTATTCTTGCTGTATTAAAAGTACGCTTAGCTCAACGAGAGAGTATTTATTCCCGTTGCTTCGAAGTATTACTTGAGCTTGCAGATGTCAGGGTTGATTTAAACGACTTGCAAAAACAAGTGGCAAATGAAGAGCCTGATTATACTCCCGAGGCTATTGATAAAGTATGGGAAGAAGAGCAAGTAACCTTTGGTTTAGAAGGCAATAGTTGCAACCTTAATACTAAACCGAAAAAAGCCAAGGAGGAACTGCCAACGCCCATTCATTTTGTAACCAATCCCTCTTCTAGCAATACCACTAACAGTAATAGGGGAGCAAGATCATGA